The DNA window CCTGCGCGGCGAGGTCGCGGCCGCCGTCGCGCTGCAAACCATTTCGGCCATGTTCCAGCAGCAGGCCACGCCGTACGTGAAAAAGCCGCAGCGCTTCCTCGAGGAGGCCTTCATGGCCGCGCACAACGACATCCACGCCTACCGCAAGGCCCACGCCATGCCGGAGACGCCGCGCACCACCATCGTCGCCTGCCTGATCCAGCACGGCACGGCGACCTGGGCGCACTGCGGCGACTCGCGCCTGTACTGGCTGCGCGACGGCCGCATCCTGGCGCGCACGCGCGACCACTCGCATATCGAAAGCCTGATCGCCAAGGGGCTGGCGCAGGCGTCGGAGCGCGCCACCCACCCGGACCGCAACAAGCTGTATAACTGCCTGGGCGCCGACAGCCTGCCGAAGGTGGAGGTGTCGGGCGGCGGCGGCCTGCTGCCGGGCGACCAGATGCTGTTGTGCTCCGACGGGTTGTGGTCTATGCTGCCGGACGATGAAATGGCGCGCCGCATGCACGCGCACACGGTGGTGCGGGCCGTGCCGGATCTGCTGCGGGCGGCGCTGGGCGCGGCCGGCGACGGCAGCGACAACGTCACCGCGCTGGCCATCATGTGGCAGGGCAGCTCGGTGGTCGACGGCATGGGCGCGACGACGGCGGGCGGGATGCCGACGGTGATTTCCACCGAGGCGCTGCCGCAGGACCTGCATAGCACCACCATCCAGGGCGGGCCGGTTCAGGAGCCATTGGAACCATCCGCGGCCGCCATGGATAGCGCCTTCGATGACGATGAAATTGAAAAAGCCATTGCCGAGATACGCGGCGCGATCGAAAAATCCTCCCAGATTCTCAAATAATCCCCACACAATTCACAAGGACACCGTATGACCTTAGCAACACCCACCTTCGCCCGTCCCAGCGGCCGCACCGTCGATGCCTTGCGCACGCTGCGCCTGACCCGCGACTATACCAAGCACGCCGAAGGCTCGGTGCTGATCGAATGCGGCGACACCAAGGTCATTTGCACCGCCAGCATCGAGGACAAGGTGCCCGGCTTCCTGAAGGGCAAGGGCCAGGGCTGGATGACGGCCGAATACGGCATGCTGCCGCGTTCGACCCACACGCGCATGGACCGCGAGGCCGCGCGCGGCAAGCAGTCGGGCCGCACGCAGGAGATCCAGCGCCTGATTGGCCGTTCGCTGCGCGCCGCCTTCGACCTGCAGGCCTTCGGCGAGCGCACCTTGCACCTGGACTGCGACGTGATCCAGGCCGACGGCGGCACCCGCACCGCGTCGATCACCGGCGCCATGGTCGCCGCGCATGACGCGTTCTCCAAACTGGTCGCGCGCGGCGCGGTGCCGGCCATTCCGCTCAAGGGTTTCGTGGCGGCGATCTCGGTCGGCGTGTACCAGGGCGTGCCGGTGCTGGACCTGGACTATGTCGAGGATTCGAGCTGCGATACCGATATGAACGTGGTGATGAACGACGCCGGCCACTTCATCGAAGTGCAGGGCACGGCCGAGGGCGCGGCGTTCGACCGCGCCGGCATGAACCGCCTGCTCGACCTGGCGCAGGGCGGCATCGCCGATTTGATCAAGTTGCAGAAGCAGGTGCTGGGCGTGGCCTGACGGACGCCGGGTCGCCACAAATCCACGTAGGGCGGATTAGCGAAGCGTAATCGGCCATGCAGGTGCCGCCAGCGGCTCACGCACTGGCCGATTACGGCGTTCCGCCTAATCCGCCCTACGTGGTTCCGTAGCATGGCGACCGCCCTGGTGGGGGAGACTTTCATGAAAAAGTGGCCGTTAATGCTGCTGTTGTGGGCTTTCTTTCTTGCGGGCTGGCCGCTCGCCGCGCTATCCAGGGACCTCAATATCGTCTTCATCCCGAAGTCGCGCGACCAGGACTTCTGGACTTTCATGCGCCAGGGCGTCGACAAGGCGGTGCGTGAAGAGGGCGGCGTCAAGCTGACCTGGCGCGGCCCGGCCTACAACGACGATATCGATTCGCAGATCGATATCCTGCGCCTGTATTCCCGGGCCGACGTGGACGCCGTCATCATCGTGCCGACCGACCGGGTGCGCCTGATGGACCCGGTCCGCAAGGCGGCGGCGATGGGCGTCAAGATCGTCGTCGTCGATTCGGCGCTGGGTGGCGACTGGCACACCAACTTCGTCGGCACCGACAACCACGCCGCCGGCCGGCTCGCCGCCGAGCGCCTGTCGTCGCTGCTGAACGGGCACGGCACCGTGCTGGTGATGCGCACCATCGCCGGCAGCGGATCGACCGAGGACCGCGCCAACGGCTTCGTCAACTATCTCGCCAGGCACGCCCCACACATCATCGTCATCGACGAATACGGCGGCGGCACGCGCGGCAAGATCGCCCGCGCCGGCCTGGCGGCGCTGACAAAACACAAGCAGATCGACGGCATCTTCGCCGTCAACGAATCGGCCACCGACGGCATGCTGCGCGCGCTGCGCCAGACGGGGGAGGCCGGCAAGAAGAAACTGATCGGCTTCGACACCAGCGATTTTCTGCTGGAAGGCCTGAAAAAGCAGGAAATCCACGGCCTGGTGCTGCAGAACACGCGCCAGATGGGCTATCAGGGCATGAAGGCGGCCATCGCCGCCGCCAAAGGCGCCCCCGTCAAGGGGCGCGACGTCGTGACCGAGGCGGTGATGGTCACCTTGGAAAACCATCTGCGGCCCGAGATCCAGTCGTTGCTGGTGCCCTAGCCGTGGATCGCCGGCGGGTGGGTTCCATGCAAAAGGTTTACAATGTCGCCTTCTCCGCATGACTCGATCGCAGCCCATACCATGACCCAACGCCTGATCCTCGCCTCCAACAACGCCGGCAAACTCAAGGAATTCAACGAACTGCTGTCCACGGTGGGCTTTTCCGTCCACGCGCAGGGCGAGTTCGGCGTGCCCGAGGCGGATGAGCCTTTTCACACATTTGTCGAAAATGCACTGCAAAAGGCGCGCCACGCGTCGCGCCTGACCGGCTTGCCGGCGCTGGCGGACGATTCCGGCGTATGCGTCAACGCGCTGGGCGGCGCCCCGGGCGTGTACTCGGCGCGCTTCGCCGGCGAGCCGAAGTCGGACGCCCGCAACAACGAGAAGATGATCGCCGACCTGGCCGCGCACGCCGACAAATCGGCCTACTACTACTGCGTGCTGGTGTTCGTGCGCCACGCCGACGATCCGCAGCCGGTCATCGCCGACGGCCGCTGGAACGGCGAGATGATCGCCACGCCGCGCGGCAACGGCGGCTTCGGCTACGACCCGTACTTCTTCATCCCGGCGTTGGGCAAGTGCGCGGCCGAGCTGACCGCCGACGAGAAAAACGCCATGTCCCATCGCGGCCAGGCATTGCGCGCGCTGGTAGAGAAACTGAAATGATCCCGATCAAAATCGTCGGCGCCGGCGGCAAGGCGGCTGCACCGGCATCTCCGCCGGCCCACAGCGCCGATCTGGGCGACGCGGCCGGCGTCGCGCTCAAGTATCTGCAAAGCGGCTCGCTGAACCTGTCGGCGCTGCCGCCGCTGTCGCTGTACATCCATTTCCCGTGGTGCGTGAAGAAGTGCCCGTATTGCGACTTCAACTCGCACGAGGCGAAGGAGGGGGGCGCCTTCCCTGAACAGGAATACCTGGACGCCATGCGCGCCGACCTGGAAATGGCGCTGCCGCTGATCTGGGGCCGCAAGATCTACACGATCTTCATCGGCGGCGGCACGCCGAGCCTGATGTCGGCGGCGGGCCTGGACCGCCTGCTGTCGGACGTGCGCACCTTGCTGCCGCTCGACAGCGACGTCGAGATCACGATGGAGGCCAATCCGGGCACCTTCGAGGCGGAGAAGTTCAAGTCCTACCGCGCCAGTGGCGTCAACCGCCTGTCGATCGGTATCCAGAGCTTCAACGCGCGCCACCTGAAGGCGCTGGGCCGCATCCATGACGACAATGAGGCGCGGCGCGCGGTCGATATCGCGCTGGCCAACTTCGACAACTTCAATCTGGATTTGATGTACGCGCTGCCGTCGCAGACGCTGGAGGAGGCCAGGCTCGACGTGGAGACGGCGATGTCGTTCAAGCCGCCGCACCTGTCGCTGTACCACCTGACGATGGAGCCGAACACGTTGTTCGCCAAGTATCCGCCGTCGTTGCCCGACGACGACGCCAGCGCCGACATGCAGGACATGATCGCCGAACTCACCGCCGCCAATGGCTACCAGCAGTACGAGGTGTCTGCGTACGCCAAGGACGGCCACCGCGCGCGCCACAATCTGAATTACTGGGAGTTTGGCGATTATCTGGGCATCGGCGCCGGGGCGCATTCGAAGATATCGTTCCCGCATCGCATACTGCGGCAGGCGCGCTACAAGCAGCCGAAGGCCTACATGGAGCAGGTCAGGCTGGGCGCGCCGGTGCAGGAGGAGTACGAGATCGCCCGTGAGGACATGGGCTTCGAGTTCATGCTCAACACCTTGCGCCTGCACGGCGGGTTCGATCCGAACCTGTTCAGCGAGCGCACCGGATTGAGTTTGAACGCGATCGAGAAAAGCCTCAACGCCGCCGAGGCCAAGGGCTTGCTATACCGGGATTACAAGGTGATCCGGCCCACCGAGTTGGGCCAGCGCTTCCTCAACGATTTGCAGCAGATGTTTTTGACCACCTGACCCGGAAGTTCGGGGTCTGACCCCAAGGGGTCAGACCCCAGCCGTGGCTTGGGGTTAGAACTCTTCCCAATCCTTGTCGTTGCCGACCGTGGCGGGCCTGCGGGCGTTGCTGCTGGCGCTGGACGACGCCAGGCGGACGGCCGGCTTTTTCGGGGCGGCGGGCGCGGAGCGGACCGGCGCCTTGACGGCGATCTTGCGCGCGGCCGGTGGCGCGGCCAATGTCTGGCG is part of the Oxalobacteraceae bacterium OTU3CAMAD1 genome and encodes:
- a CDS encoding serine/threonine-protein phosphatase, with amino-acid sequence MQFSVYQESHIGGRKVNQDRMGYSFTRDALLLVLADGMGGHLRGEVAAAVALQTISAMFQQQATPYVKKPQRFLEEAFMAAHNDIHAYRKAHAMPETPRTTIVACLIQHGTATWAHCGDSRLYWLRDGRILARTRDHSHIESLIAKGLAQASERATHPDRNKLYNCLGADSLPKVEVSGGGGLLPGDQMLLCSDGLWSMLPDDEMARRMHAHTVVRAVPDLLRAALGAAGDGSDNVTALAIMWQGSSVVDGMGATTAGGMPTVISTEALPQDLHSTTIQGGPVQEPLEPSAAAMDSAFDDDEIEKAIAEIRGAIEKSSQILK
- the rph gene encoding ribonuclease PH yields the protein MTLATPTFARPSGRTVDALRTLRLTRDYTKHAEGSVLIECGDTKVICTASIEDKVPGFLKGKGQGWMTAEYGMLPRSTHTRMDREAARGKQSGRTQEIQRLIGRSLRAAFDLQAFGERTLHLDCDVIQADGGTRTASITGAMVAAHDAFSKLVARGAVPAIPLKGFVAAISVGVYQGVPVLDLDYVEDSSCDTDMNVVMNDAGHFIEVQGTAEGAAFDRAGMNRLLDLAQGGIADLIKLQKQVLGVA
- a CDS encoding substrate-binding domain-containing protein, producing MKKWPLMLLLWAFFLAGWPLAALSRDLNIVFIPKSRDQDFWTFMRQGVDKAVREEGGVKLTWRGPAYNDDIDSQIDILRLYSRADVDAVIIVPTDRVRLMDPVRKAAAMGVKIVVVDSALGGDWHTNFVGTDNHAAGRLAAERLSSLLNGHGTVLVMRTIAGSGSTEDRANGFVNYLARHAPHIIVIDEYGGGTRGKIARAGLAALTKHKQIDGIFAVNESATDGMLRALRQTGEAGKKKLIGFDTSDFLLEGLKKQEIHGLVLQNTRQMGYQGMKAAIAAAKGAPVKGRDVVTEAVMVTLENHLRPEIQSLLVP
- the rdgB gene encoding RdgB/HAM1 family non-canonical purine NTP pyrophosphatase, with protein sequence MTQRLILASNNAGKLKEFNELLSTVGFSVHAQGEFGVPEADEPFHTFVENALQKARHASRLTGLPALADDSGVCVNALGGAPGVYSARFAGEPKSDARNNEKMIADLAAHADKSAYYYCVLVFVRHADDPQPVIADGRWNGEMIATPRGNGGFGYDPYFFIPALGKCAAELTADEKNAMSHRGQALRALVEKLK
- the hemW gene encoding radical SAM family heme chaperone HemW; translation: MIPIKIVGAGGKAAAPASPPAHSADLGDAAGVALKYLQSGSLNLSALPPLSLYIHFPWCVKKCPYCDFNSHEAKEGGAFPEQEYLDAMRADLEMALPLIWGRKIYTIFIGGGTPSLMSAAGLDRLLSDVRTLLPLDSDVEITMEANPGTFEAEKFKSYRASGVNRLSIGIQSFNARHLKALGRIHDDNEARRAVDIALANFDNFNLDLMYALPSQTLEEARLDVETAMSFKPPHLSLYHLTMEPNTLFAKYPPSLPDDDASADMQDMIAELTAANGYQQYEVSAYAKDGHRARHNLNYWEFGDYLGIGAGAHSKISFPHRILRQARYKQPKAYMEQVRLGAPVQEEYEIAREDMGFEFMLNTLRLHGGFDPNLFSERTGLSLNAIEKSLNAAEAKGLLYRDYKVIRPTELGQRFLNDLQQMFLTT